TTTCCATAGATGCGGGTTCTTAGCAGCATGTTGAGTTTCTATGGAACCAATGGAAAAGGATGGTTTATCTTTGACAATAAGTAAGAACAAGAAAGCTAAAACTATTCCCATCCAGGCTACATTAGCTAAACTGGCTCTCCATCCTATCTGACTGACCAGCCATGCCAGTGGCATTTGCCCGAAAATTGCTCCGATCATGGCGGCAGTAACGAGAAGTGAGGTTAACAAAGCATAATATTTTTTGGGAAACCACACCGCTGCTAATTTAAAATAAGCGATGGAAGCAAAAGATACGCCCACGCCTGTTAAAGAACGACCTAGAATGGCGGTATTTAATTCCTGGGCCTGAGAAAAAATATAGATTCCAAAAGCACAGCAAAAAATGGCTCCTGTAGTAACCCAGCGCGTGCCATAGTGATCGAGGATAATTCCTACAAATAGAGGTACGATAAGGTAAGTCCAGAAATACACCCCTGACAAGACTCCGAGACCTAATCCTTGAAGATGAAAGGTATCCATTAATTGTTGGGGCATTACACTTGGAAAATTCTGAAGAATATATTTATAAAATAAAAATGCTGCACATAAACTAATGATAAAAATAGCGCGAGAGGTAATTATTTTTTGTTTTTGCGATGCTTGTGAATCGAGTGCGGTTTCCAAGGTAATCTCCTCAAAATAGTTAAAGTCGTATCGGCTGATTATTTTGGCCTTTCCCTAGAGAGGCCGAATAATCAAAACGCAACTCTAGGGCGAGGAGAGGAAGACCACGACCACCACCACAGAAACGACAGAAACAATAGCACACACCAACCAAGTAGAGTTGTTTAAAGAAGATTGATGTTGTATGGCATTGTTCATATATGTTACAGAGTGTGAAATAAATCGTTAATCATTTGATAGTAACAATTCCGATTAGATCTTGTCAAATAGATTATCAAATAATTGAGTAATTTAGCTGAATAATCATTTGATAGTTGGTGATCTGAGCAAGTACATCTCAGATCACTAAGAATACTGATTTATGAATGGTTTGTTTTAAGTATAACAAAGCCATTTATTTTTTCTGATGTTTTGAACTCGAATCTAATTCGGGTACAGGAAGATCGGGTATGAGTTTTTTTACTCTATAAAGCCACCCAAGTCTTGTCTCGGGACTCATAATTTCTCCTGGCTTTACTTCGCCGATTAATTCATTTAATTCGTATTTGCGTTCTGGTTTAATTACCGCCTCAAGTACATTTTTTGCTTTAAGTATGTCTTCAGGACGAGGAGCAGGAGCATGGGTTGGGACCAAACACTTCAACATGCGCGAATAGCTACTTCTAGGCTGCGGTCTAGGGGCCGTAGGTTTTGGTGACATAGCAAAGGGGGTTTGTGCTTGAAGAAGTTGAACTTTATTTTCCTGAAAATTATCTATACGGTTCATCACTTTCTGTACTCGACTTTGACAAACTTGAGACCGGGTCCTAAGTGTTTCTGCCTGATTTTGCATGCGGTTATTGTATAAATAGTTAACGGTACAAATATCTGATTTTAATTTGTCATATTTTAATTTGGCCTTTAACAAGTCTTTTTCACTTGCATGATCGGGATCCATCTTTTCTGAAAAGACAACATATGAATCTCCATGTCGGCGATAACGAGCTCTTTGATTTGGATCAATAATAAATTGTGCTTGGCTGAAATCATTAACAGGCTCTAACTGGGAGTTTAGAAGAATTTTCTCTTTTCTTAAAAATTGCAACGCTTGTATCAATCCCCGTTCTTGTAACCTCAGACCTTCACGATACGTAGGCAATTGTAAATCTTCGCTTAACGATTCTTGTTCATTTAAACGGGTTCTTATTTGAGCGATTAACTGTTGATAGACTTCTTCAGAAGTTTGAGGAGGATGTTGGAGTTGAGATTGATAAAAAGCAAGCTGTTCTTCCAACAATCGCGCTCTTCTCTCTAGGCGCTGCCTATTTGTTTCTTGTATTCTATCAATATTATTGGGAACCTGTGCTGTTTGCTGTGCTCTAAGGGTCGCTAGCTGGGTTGATAGAGCTGTTATTTGTTGGTTTGCATGCGAAACATATTGAGTTATTGGTTGATTGTTTAATAAAGGTATTTGAAGAAACTCATTGAGCTGTTCCAGATGATCGGCCATGTCTGCATGATATTCTTCCATTGCTAATACTTCTTCTTCAAGCTCTTGTAACTCTTCTTCCAATTGAGTCAAATCACTCTCTAATTTAGTTAATTCTTCATCAAGTTTTATAATCTTACTGGCTCGAATACTTGCATCCATGAGATGCATTGCAATTGAAGAGTGCTTTTTCTCCTCAGATTTAAACTCATTAAGCCTTTCATCAATTTGATGCTGCGTCATTTCATTAACGTGCTCAGTATGCGCTTTATTTTTGGCAATTAAGGTCATAAGAAGAAAAAGCAAACGTTGCTGTCGGAGCAGTTCCTCTTCACTACTTTTTCTAATCAATAGAGTTTGTTCCTCTTCCTTCATTAGTTCTTGTGCTATCATATTTATCGTTTCATTTCCGCCAGCAGTTTTGAGAAATTCAACTACCTGGGTAGCTTCTCTTAGTCCAAACCGTGCAAGGAATTGAGTCGATAAATGGGAATCTGTTTCGGTTGTATTGGGGGTATTGTCTCTTTCTATAGTTGCAAACCATTGCTCAAGCTGATGTGAATTCAACATCCTTGGCATTGGTTGACTGGGTAATGTATAAGGCACAGAAGAACTCCTGTAGGAAAATATTCTGTTCAAATTATAATCTTCTTTCAATTGAAAGTAAAGGTAATGTGTATTAATAAACTGATAAATCAAGAGCTTAATACATTGGCTTATTACTTCGAGATTTAGTTCTTAAGTACTTCTTTAGGTACTCTATAATAAAGAATTCTTTTCCCAAAATAAGCGGATGAAGCGATAAGAAACAAACATATAAGGATAAATAAATCGTAATGCAACAATGAATCATATTTTAATGAGGAAGGAGGAGTAAAGCTGACCGCAATTGAAATAATAATGCCAATAAATCCGAGAATGGATGATAAAACAATGCACAAATAATATTGATCTTTTTCTTGCCAAGATAAGTGTATTGCACCAGCAAACATAAACCCATACATTAATAAGTACATTTGAGTAGCCAGAGTAATCATAAACCAATAGGAGGCATTAACACTGGGTAATAATAAAAAAAGTGTACTAATAAATGAGACACCACATGCTTGCATAACTAGTAATCTAGAGGAGGATTGTTTCGAAATAGGGAGCTCATCACTTGCAAACAGAAGGCCCTTAACTGGGGAAATAAGCCAATTATTGGCACACCCAATACAACCAATGACGATTAAAATATTAACTATCAAACTTAATTTCGCACATTGGATTTGAGTGAAGAAAACTTGAAATAGCTGGGGAATGCCACTAATAAAATTCAATTGATTCGGTGAAAGTAGCATAGCTAAAGTCAAAGAGCCAAAGAGCATCGTAACAAAAATAATAATCACTGAAAGAGCAATCGCCTTAGGTAATGCGCCTGGTTTGCAATCTTGCGCATGAACCCCAGCAATTTCAATGCCACAAAAAGAAAGTATTATTGCCGTTAGGGATCCCCATGAATCTTGATGTGAAGGTGTTATAAGGTTAAGCGATTGGGGATAAATAATCATCCCTATAAATCCTATAGCTAGGATTAAAATAAAGGGGATTAAAAGTCCCATTATAGAGCAAACAATAGTCAGGCGATTGGAAAAGTTGAGTCCTTTTATATTAATCCAAGTCAAACCCCAGATGAGAAGATTAATTATAATAAAAAGAAGCATTTTATTTTCAACAAGATCCGGATTGATGCAGTACAAAAACGCACCCGCTATAAAACTGAAAAAGGTGGGATAAATAAGGATGTTTTGCATCCATTGGAACCAAATAGCGAGAAACCCAGCTTTTTTTCCCAGACTATTTTTTACCCAGCCATAGATCCCTTCGTCAAATTTAGTGGAAAACCAGCCTGCAATGATGGCGCTGGGTAATAAAAAGAAAAATAATGCCAGGCCGAAATACCAAAAAATATCTGTGCCAACCAATGCAGCAGCAGGCAGGTTACGAATGCTGTCTACTGAACCCACGGTCATTAAAGTCAAACTAAAAATAGTAAGCTTTTTATTCATTAAAATCTTAGGGATAAACAGCTCAAACCACCATCAATTTTACGAAATTCGCTTACATCTACGGT
The DNA window shown above is from Legionella sp. PC997 and carries:
- a CDS encoding MFS transporter, which produces METALDSQASQKQKIITSRAIFIISLCAAFLFYKYILQNFPSVMPQQLMDTFHLQGLGLGVLSGVYFWTYLIVPLFVGIILDHYGTRWVTTGAIFCCAFGIYIFSQAQELNTAILGRSLTGVGVSFASIAYFKLAAVWFPKKYYALLTSLLVTAAMIGAIFGQMPLAWLVSQIGWRASLANVAWMGIVLAFLFLLIVKDKPSFSIGSIETQHAAKNPHLWKDILLIIKNKQNWLLTGYSGLAFSPIVIFCGLWGNPFLQKAYHLDKLVAPSLISLVFVGLAIACPLFALFINRIQNRCAFVFYSTLVSALSISLIIYAHPMPIWLLSVLLFLFGFSLGAFPIVFVIGKESNPLYLAGTVSSLINASDAFLDAVTEPAIGKLLDTFSTAGTSHDFSIFSYHIALAILPLFQIIGAFLMRWVKDEHHQVVH
- a CDS encoding APC family permease, with amino-acid sequence MNKKLTIFSLTLMTVGSVDSIRNLPAAALVGTDIFWYFGLALFFFLLPSAIIAGWFSTKFDEGIYGWVKNSLGKKAGFLAIWFQWMQNILIYPTFFSFIAGAFLYCINPDLVENKMLLFIIINLLIWGLTWINIKGLNFSNRLTIVCSIMGLLIPFILILAIGFIGMIIYPQSLNLITPSHQDSWGSLTAIILSFCGIEIAGVHAQDCKPGALPKAIALSVIIIFVTMLFGSLTLAMLLSPNQLNFISGIPQLFQVFFTQIQCAKLSLIVNILIVIGCIGCANNWLISPVKGLLFASDELPISKQSSSRLLVMQACGVSFISTLFLLLPSVNASYWFMITLATQMYLLMYGFMFAGAIHLSWQEKDQYYLCIVLSSILGFIGIIISIAVSFTPPSSLKYDSLLHYDLFILICLFLIASSAYFGKRILYYRVPKEVLKN